One window from the genome of Pseudomonadota bacterium encodes:
- a CDS encoding ETC complex I subunit — translation MKARIYKPSKSAMQSGRANMQNWVLEYETETARLPEDVIGWVSSGDTLNQVRIKFESKAAAIAFAEEKGWDYTLSEPKQRVVRPRSYLDNFKYRPPEDTDKKTG, via the coding sequence ATGAAAGCCAGAATTTACAAACCGTCCAAATCCGCCATGCAATCCGGCCGCGCCAATATGCAGAACTGGGTTTTGGAATATGAAACGGAAACCGCCCGTCTTCCCGAAGATGTGATCGGCTGGGTCAGCTCGGGCGATACGCTCAATCAGGTGCGGATCAAATTTGAAAGCAAGGCGGCCGCGATCGCCTTTGCCGAGGAAAAAGGATGGGATTACACATTGTCCGAACCCAAGCAACGCGTCGTACGCCCGCGCAGCTATCTCGACAATTTCAAATACCGCCCGCCGGAAGATACGGATAAGAAGACCGGTTAA
- a CDS encoding lipid A deacylase LpxR family protein, which produces MYDRRMTLRRVLHFCFAFLLAFALPQPCAAEEPPPLTHDLPQSILDKDKTNFFTFVLENDMFGNGTDSNYTNGLRLTYFNVNADFPDIAHRIAAVIPTFDINRTSSIFYSLGQNLYTPDNISSPVMMPGDRPWAAHLYGSIGMATLTHRHIDEIEASLGVVGPWALGKQAQRFVHKHISNSPTPRGWHNQIKNEPALMLGWQRRWPAFLTVSSAGFRFYAAPHIGLTLGNVHTFANTGFGFRLAPERDRWQDTPARVRPAMPGTGYFEIPEKGWSWFLFGGVDSRAVARNIFLDGNSFRNSPNVSKEYFILDSNIGLALTLQQFRISYTLNHRTRSYKTQKENDLFGAVSLNYRF; this is translated from the coding sequence TTTCTGTTTCGCCTTCTTACTGGCCTTTGCCCTGCCGCAGCCTTGCGCTGCGGAAGAACCTCCGCCTTTGACACATGACCTCCCGCAAAGCATCCTCGACAAAGACAAAACCAATTTTTTTACCTTCGTGCTTGAAAACGATATGTTCGGCAATGGTACGGACAGCAACTATACCAACGGTCTGCGCCTGACCTATTTTAACGTCAATGCCGATTTCCCCGATATTGCGCACCGGATCGCCGCAGTGATCCCGACCTTTGATATCAACCGCACCTCCAGCATTTTTTATTCACTGGGGCAGAATCTTTATACACCCGATAATATCAGCAGTCCGGTTATGATGCCGGGCGACAGACCGTGGGCGGCACATCTTTACGGCTCCATCGGTATGGCGACATTGACACACCGCCATATTGACGAAATCGAAGCCTCGCTCGGCGTTGTCGGTCCCTGGGCGCTGGGCAAACAAGCCCAGAGATTTGTCCACAAACATATCTCCAACAGCCCGACCCCGCGCGGGTGGCACAACCAGATCAAAAACGAACCGGCGCTGATGCTGGGCTGGCAGCGCCGCTGGCCGGCTTTCCTGACGGTCTCCTCCGCCGGATTCCGCTTTTACGCCGCGCCGCATATCGGTTTGACGCTGGGGAATGTCCATACATTTGCCAATACCGGTTTCGGCTTTCGTCTTGCGCCGGAACGTGACCGCTGGCAGGACACACCTGCGCGCGTCCGTCCTGCCATGCCCGGTACGGGCTATTTCGAAATTCCCGAAAAGGGCTGGAGCTGGTTTCTGTTCGGCGGCGTTGATAGCCGCGCCGTTGCCCGCAATATCTTTCTGGACGGCAACAGTTTCCGCAACAGCCCGAATGTCTCCAAAGAATATTTCATTCTCGATAGCAATATCGGCCTGGCCCTGACTTTGCAGCAATTCCGCATCAGCTACACGCTGAATCACCGCACCAGAAGCTATAAAACGCAAAAAGAAAATGATTTATTCGGTGCCGTCAGCCTGAATTACCGTTTTTAG